The Hydrogenophaga crocea genome contains a region encoding:
- a CDS encoding type III secretion system chaperone — protein sequence MPLLTPDDVDTALDQATQAVPELGMVTRLDSSAWVLALASGHELLAEWADEPPRLVLTAPLGQPEPEHELAASRAALLHNAQWPEHGPLRVGRDDEGEWLLMTDLPASALQGPELPDQLLRFGAEQALWTLALQRIGQAASPGAAANPSAAPPMGPASALRA from the coding sequence ATGCCCCTGCTCACCCCCGACGACGTCGACACCGCGCTCGATCAGGCGACGCAGGCGGTGCCCGAGCTGGGCATGGTGACACGGCTGGATTCGAGCGCCTGGGTGCTGGCGCTGGCCAGTGGCCACGAACTGCTGGCCGAATGGGCCGACGAGCCGCCGCGCCTGGTGCTCACCGCCCCCCTGGGCCAACCCGAGCCCGAGCACGAACTGGCGGCCAGCCGGGCCGCCCTGCTGCACAACGCCCAGTGGCCCGAGCACGGCCCGCTGCGCGTGGGCCGCGACGACGAGGGCGAGTGGCTGTTGATGACCGATCTGCCGGCGTCGGCGCTGCAAGGGCCCGAACTGCCCGATCAACTGCTGCGCTTTGGCGCGGAGCAGGCGCTTTGGACGCTGGCACTGCAGCGCATCGGGCAGGCGGCGAGCCCGGGCGCCGCCGCGAACCCTTCGGCAGCGCCGCCCATGGGGCCGGCCTCGGCACTGCGCGCCTGA
- a CDS encoding sigma-54-dependent Fis family transcriptional regulator gives MASMPLSPPSPAHDRLALIEQARRAVLDGRNPEAGPRLAPWVARSWRRCLQQGLDPRRSVSFDPVSAAQARRAMEASQPLLQAAAPVIRSLSRAMAHTRYFAILTDAQGVVIDVNGPVDLHEPSVSRIARLGVDLSERAVGTTAIGMALTDLQPVWLHRGEHFFDATSIYSCAGAPIWDPDGRCVGMLDLTGVNVTEQPALKHLVSQSARSIENALALARPHHLLLRMNWPGRVLGDDSDGLVCLDADGAITGLNRPAADMLCVPMGQEAGHASLYFAAPVESLFDAATAHLGAQEVPLWSGLRLQVLAQPERRAARSAPAPQGVPLKDFETSMIRKAVDDARGNVMEAARALGISRATIYRKLGAKRR, from the coding sequence ATGGCCTCCATGCCGCTCAGCCCCCCCTCTCCCGCCCACGACCGGCTGGCCCTGATCGAACAGGCCCGCCGCGCCGTGCTCGACGGCCGCAACCCCGAAGCCGGCCCGCGCCTGGCGCCGTGGGTGGCGCGCTCGTGGCGGCGCTGTCTGCAGCAAGGGCTGGACCCGCGGCGCAGCGTGAGCTTCGACCCGGTGAGCGCGGCCCAGGCGCGCCGCGCCATGGAAGCCAGCCAGCCCCTGCTGCAGGCGGCCGCGCCGGTGATCCGCTCGCTCTCCCGGGCCATGGCGCACACGCGCTACTTCGCCATCCTCACCGACGCGCAAGGCGTGGTGATCGACGTCAACGGCCCGGTGGACCTGCACGAGCCCAGCGTCAGCCGCATCGCCCGGCTCGGCGTGGACCTGTCCGAGCGCGCCGTGGGCACGACCGCCATCGGCATGGCGCTGACCGACCTGCAGCCGGTGTGGCTGCACCGCGGCGAACACTTCTTCGACGCCACCAGCATCTACAGCTGCGCCGGCGCGCCCATCTGGGACCCGGACGGCCGCTGTGTGGGCATGCTCGACCTCACAGGCGTGAACGTGACCGAGCAACCCGCGCTCAAGCACCTGGTGTCGCAGTCGGCGCGCAGCATCGAGAACGCGCTGGCCCTGGCGCGGCCGCACCACCTGCTGCTGCGCATGAACTGGCCCGGCCGCGTGCTCGGCGACGACAGCGACGGCCTGGTCTGCCTCGACGCCGACGGCGCCATCACTGGCCTCAACCGCCCCGCGGCCGACATGCTGTGCGTGCCCATGGGCCAGGAGGCCGGCCACGCGAGCCTGTACTTCGCGGCCCCGGTGGAAAGCCTGTTCGACGCCGCCACCGCCCACCTGGGCGCGCAGGAGGTGCCGCTGTGGTCGGGCCTGCGTCTGCAGGTGCTGGCCCAGCCCGAACGCCGCGCCGCGCGCAGCGCGCCCGCGCCCCAGGGCGTGCCGCTCAAGGACTTCGAAACCTCGATGATCCGCAAAGCGGTGGACGACGCGCGTGGCAACGTGATGGAAGCCGCGCGCGCGCTCGGCATCAGCCGCGCCACCATCTACCGCAAGCTGGGCGCCAAGCGGCGCTGA
- a CDS encoding nucleotidyltransferase family protein produces the protein MTTTALILAAGAGQRLGSIPKCLVRLGGRTLLQRLLESLQALPAVNTVLVVGGPHGAAILRHLNTLPRALWPLVVRNPQPGDDPSDSLHTGLRHLTAMPDRLLVLLADLPLLDASALQAALDAFDRRERGLHALVPTVNGQPGHPVVLDEIACATLRGRGHGGLRAWRRDQPDAVAAWPTDNPRHVRDLDTPDDLERLAQDTGLPVSLPSTEAPPPSGAVIG, from the coding sequence ATGACCACCACCGCGCTGATACTGGCCGCCGGTGCGGGCCAGCGCCTGGGGAGCATTCCCAAATGCCTGGTGCGCCTCGGCGGCCGCACGCTGCTGCAGCGGCTGCTCGAATCGCTGCAGGCGCTGCCCGCGGTGAACACCGTGCTGGTGGTCGGCGGCCCGCACGGCGCGGCCATCCTGCGCCACCTCAACACCCTGCCGCGCGCGCTCTGGCCCCTGGTGGTGCGCAACCCCCAGCCCGGTGACGACCCGTCCGACTCCCTGCACACCGGCCTGCGCCACCTCACCGCCATGCCCGACCGGCTCCTAGTGCTGCTGGCCGACCTGCCCCTGCTCGATGCGTCCGCGCTGCAGGCCGCGCTCGACGCCTTCGATCGGCGCGAGCGCGGGCTGCATGCCCTGGTGCCCACGGTGAACGGCCAGCCCGGCCACCCGGTGGTGCTCGACGAGATCGCCTGCGCCACGCTGCGCGGCCGCGGCCACGGCGGCCTGCGCGCCTGGCGCCGCGATCAGCCCGACGCGGTGGCCGCCTGGCCCACCGACAACCCGCGGCATGTGCGCGACCTCGACACGCCCGACGACCTCGAGCGGCTGGCGCAAGACACCGGCCTGCCCGTCAGCCTGCCCAGCACCGAGGCCCCGCCCCCCAGCGGCGCGGTCATCGGTTGA
- a CDS encoding XdhC family protein produces MENLDLFVLRTLLDWRRAGKATLLATVMRTWGSSPRPVGSIMALCEGGAVVGSVSGGCIEDDLIHRYRDALQDGPPRKVKYGVSADEAHRFGLPCGGTLELLLEFNPDAATLDDLVARLSAGRMAQRSTEIATGRVVLTDIEQPEALREHEGWLHNAFGPEYRLLMIGAGQLTEYLATMALFSGFSVTVCDPREEYRGAWQVPGVTLSHEMPDDLVRGFRADRRTAIVALTHDPKLDDLALLEALETEAFYIGAIGSRRNQALRHARLIEHFDQTEEGLARLRGPIGIYIGSKTPAEIAVSVMAELLAVKNGVPLPRDLAVGEAKDRLEIDPNEPVACFVREAD; encoded by the coding sequence ATGGAAAACCTCGATCTTTTCGTGCTGCGCACCCTGCTGGACTGGCGGCGCGCGGGCAAGGCCACGCTGCTGGCCACCGTCATGCGCACCTGGGGCAGTTCGCCGCGCCCGGTGGGCTCCATCATGGCCCTGTGCGAGGGCGGCGCGGTGGTGGGCTCGGTCTCGGGCGGCTGCATCGAGGACGACCTGATCCACCGCTACCGCGACGCCCTGCAGGACGGCCCGCCGCGCAAGGTGAAGTACGGCGTGAGCGCCGACGAGGCCCACCGCTTCGGCCTGCCCTGCGGCGGCACGCTGGAACTGCTGCTCGAATTCAACCCCGACGCGGCCACGCTCGACGACCTGGTGGCGCGCCTGAGCGCGGGCCGCATGGCCCAGCGCAGCACCGAGATCGCCACCGGCCGCGTGGTGCTCACCGACATCGAACAGCCCGAGGCGCTGCGCGAGCACGAGGGCTGGCTGCACAACGCCTTCGGCCCCGAGTACCGGCTGCTCATGATCGGCGCCGGCCAGCTCACCGAGTACCTGGCCACCATGGCGCTGTTCAGCGGCTTCTCGGTCACCGTCTGCGACCCGCGCGAGGAATACCGCGGGGCCTGGCAGGTGCCGGGCGTGACGCTTTCGCACGAGATGCCCGACGACCTGGTGCGCGGCTTCCGCGCCGACCGGCGCACCGCCATCGTCGCCCTCACCCACGACCCCAAGCTCGACGACCTGGCGCTGCTCGAAGCGCTGGAGACCGAGGCCTTCTACATCGGCGCCATCGGCTCGCGGCGCAACCAGGCGCTGCGCCACGCGCGGCTCATCGAGCACTTCGACCAGACCGAGGAGGGCCTGGCGCGCCTGCGCGGGCCCATCGGCATCTACATCGGCAGCAAGACGCCGGCCGAGATCGCGGTGAGCGTGATGGCCGAGCTGCTGGCCGTGAAGAACGGCGTGCCGCTGCCGCGCGACCTCGCGGTGGGCGAGGCCAAGGACCGGCTCGAGATCGACCCCAATGAGCCCGTGGCCTGCTTCGTGCGCGAAGCCGACTGA
- a CDS encoding 4Fe-4S dicluster domain-containing protein — protein MQKVLHINPDKCTGCLQCEMACSFENYGIYATSKSRIKVFDFHHTGKKVPYTCTQCDEAWCLHACPVEAIKVDKDTGAKVVNETTCVGCKVCTIACPFGTINYVQETGKVQKCDLCGGDPACADACPTGAITFIDANWTGIDRMKQWADKLGNQPSAA, from the coding sequence ATGCAGAAGGTGCTTCACATCAACCCCGACAAATGCACGGGTTGCCTGCAGTGCGAGATGGCGTGTTCGTTCGAGAACTACGGCATCTACGCCACGTCGAAGTCGCGCATCAAGGTGTTCGACTTCCACCACACGGGCAAGAAGGTGCCCTACACCTGCACGCAGTGCGACGAGGCCTGGTGCCTGCACGCCTGCCCGGTGGAGGCCATCAAGGTCGACAAGGACACCGGCGCCAAGGTGGTCAACGAGACCACCTGCGTGGGCTGCAAGGTCTGCACCATCGCCTGCCCGTTCGGCACCATCAACTACGTGCAGGAAACCGGCAAGGTGCAGAAGTGCGACCTCTGCGGTGGCGACCCGGCCTGCGCCGACGCCTGCCCCACCGGCGCGATCACCTTCATCGACGCCAACTGGACCGGCATCGACCGCATGAAACAGTGGGCCGACAAGCTGGGCAACCAGCCGAGCGCCGCCTGA
- a CDS encoding aldehyde ferredoxin oxidoreductase family protein, which yields MSWAGKILRVNLSAGTVTSEPLNMQWARAYIGSRGLGSKYLTSEVDPKVDPLSPDNKIIWATGPLTGTMASTGGRYTVITKGPLTGAIACSNSGGYWGAELKMAGWDMVIFEGKSPKPVFLYINDDVAELRDASHLWGQTVWKTEEMVKTQLQDPLVRVSCIGQAGENQVLYAAVVNDLHRAAGRSGVGAVMGSKNLKAIAVRGTKGVGNIRDPKAFMQVTKEKKKILAENAVTGQGLPTYGTQVLMNVINEVGALPTRNHRDVQFEGAKDISAEAMATPRESDGKKHLVTNQACFGCTIACGRISKIDETHFTVQNKPQYWGASGGLEYEAAWALGAANGVNDLEALQYANLLCNEYGMDPISFGATVGAVMELYEMGVLTKEQIGVDAPFGSAAALAAFAEMTGKGEGFGKEIGLGSARLTKKYGHPDLSMSVKGQEFPAYDGRAIQGIGLAYATSNRGACHLRGYTIASEVLGIPVKTDPVESEGKPELVKAFQDATAAFDSSGLCVFTTFAWGVADLAPQLQAACDEQYTTEELEKIGERIWNMEREFNNAAGFTKADDSLPKRLLTEAAKTGPAKGMVSKLPEMLPKYYAARGWDSEGRPTAETKARLGL from the coding sequence ATGTCCTGGGCTGGAAAAATCCTCCGCGTCAACCTGAGCGCGGGCACCGTCACCTCCGAACCGCTGAACATGCAGTGGGCCCGCGCCTACATCGGCTCGCGCGGCCTCGGCAGCAAGTACCTTACGAGCGAGGTCGACCCCAAGGTCGACCCGCTCTCGCCGGACAACAAGATCATCTGGGCCACCGGCCCGCTGACCGGCACCATGGCCTCCACCGGCGGCCGCTACACCGTGATCACCAAGGGCCCGCTCACGGGCGCCATCGCCTGCTCGAACTCGGGCGGCTACTGGGGCGCCGAGCTCAAGATGGCGGGCTGGGACATGGTGATCTTCGAGGGCAAGAGCCCCAAGCCCGTGTTCCTCTACATCAACGACGACGTGGCCGAGCTGCGCGACGCCTCGCACCTGTGGGGCCAGACGGTGTGGAAGACCGAGGAGATGGTCAAGACCCAGCTCCAGGACCCGCTGGTGCGCGTCTCCTGCATCGGCCAGGCCGGTGAGAACCAGGTGCTCTACGCCGCCGTGGTCAACGACCTGCACCGCGCGGCCGGCCGCTCGGGCGTGGGCGCGGTGATGGGCAGCAAGAACCTCAAGGCCATTGCGGTGCGCGGCACCAAGGGCGTGGGCAACATCCGCGACCCCAAGGCCTTCATGCAGGTCACCAAGGAGAAGAAGAAGATCCTGGCGGAGAACGCGGTCACCGGTCAGGGCCTGCCCACCTATGGCACCCAGGTGCTGATGAACGTGATCAACGAGGTGGGCGCGCTGCCCACGCGCAACCACCGCGACGTGCAGTTCGAAGGCGCCAAGGACATCTCGGCCGAGGCCATGGCCACGCCGCGCGAGAGCGACGGCAAGAAGCACCTGGTGACCAACCAGGCCTGCTTCGGGTGCACCATCGCGTGCGGTCGCATCAGCAAGATCGACGAGACCCACTTCACCGTGCAAAACAAGCCGCAGTACTGGGGCGCCAGCGGCGGCCTTGAATACGAAGCGGCCTGGGCGCTGGGCGCGGCCAACGGCGTGAACGACCTCGAGGCCCTGCAGTACGCCAACCTGCTGTGCAACGAGTACGGCATGGACCCCATCAGCTTCGGCGCCACCGTGGGCGCGGTGATGGAGCTCTACGAAATGGGCGTGCTCACCAAGGAGCAGATCGGCGTGGACGCGCCCTTCGGCTCGGCCGCCGCGCTCGCCGCCTTCGCCGAGATGACCGGCAAGGGCGAGGGCTTCGGCAAGGAGATCGGCCTGGGTTCGGCGCGCCTCACGAAGAAGTACGGCCACCCCGACCTCTCGATGAGCGTGAAGGGCCAGGAATTCCCCGCCTACGACGGCCGCGCCATCCAGGGCATCGGCCTGGCCTACGCCACCAGCAACCGCGGCGCGTGCCACCTGCGCGGCTACACCATCGCCTCGGAAGTGCTGGGCATCCCGGTCAAGACCGACCCGGTGGAGAGCGAGGGCAAGCCCGAACTCGTGAAGGCCTTCCAGGACGCCACCGCCGCGTTCGATTCGTCGGGCCTGTGCGTGTTCACCACCTTCGCCTGGGGCGTGGCCGATCTGGCCCCGCAACTGCAGGCCGCGTGCGACGAGCAGTACACCACCGAGGAACTCGAAAAGATCGGCGAGCGCATCTGGAACATGGAGCGCGAGTTCAACAACGCCGCGGGCTTCACCAAGGCCGACGACTCGCTGCCCAAGCGCCTGCTCACCGAGGCCGCCAAGACCGGCCCCGCCAAGGGCATGGTCAGCAAGCTGCCCGAGATGCTGCCCAAGTACTACGCGGCGCGCGGCTGGGACAGCGAAGGCCGCCCCACCGCGGAAACCAAGGCGCGGCTCGGCCTGTAA
- a CDS encoding NAD(P)/FAD-dependent oxidoreductase, whose amino-acid sequence MHHVILGAGPSGVIAAETIRKHAPLDTITLVGDEAEPPYSRMAIPYLLIGNIDERGTYLRKGASHYDALRVRQVRARATAVDSARRTVTLDDGQTLAFDKLLIATGSHPVRPPIPGMDAPGVHPCWTLEDARAIMARAKPGARVLQMGAGFIGCIIMEALKQRGVALSVVEMGDRMVPRMMGPTAGGMIKRWCEAQGVKVYTGTRVEAIEPQAGGALRVKLSGGDTVEADLVISATGVRPAIGFLKDSGITCLQGVLTDEHLQTNVPGIYAAGDCAEAYDKVSGKTIVSAIQPNAAEQARVAALNMVGQVAELKGVTQINVLDTLGMISASFGNWEGVPGGEHVELTDLNAGRHLSLQFKGDQLVGCNSVGWTEHVGVMRGLVEGQVKLGEWKDKLKADPTRLMDAYLASAQAQGHWAGAGDTRRR is encoded by the coding sequence ATGCACCACGTCATCCTCGGCGCCGGCCCGTCCGGCGTGATCGCGGCCGAGACCATTCGCAAGCACGCGCCGCTCGACACCATCACCCTCGTGGGCGATGAGGCCGAGCCGCCGTACTCGCGCATGGCCATTCCCTACCTGCTCATCGGCAACATCGACGAGCGCGGCACCTACCTGCGCAAGGGCGCGTCGCACTACGACGCGCTGCGCGTGCGCCAGGTGCGCGCGCGCGCCACGGCGGTCGACAGCGCGCGCCGCACCGTCACGCTCGACGACGGCCAGACCCTGGCCTTCGACAAGCTGCTGATCGCCACCGGCTCGCACCCGGTGCGTCCGCCCATCCCGGGCATGGATGCACCCGGTGTGCACCCGTGCTGGACGCTGGAAGACGCGCGCGCCATCATGGCGCGCGCCAAGCCCGGCGCACGCGTGCTGCAGATGGGCGCCGGCTTCATCGGCTGCATCATCATGGAGGCGCTCAAGCAGCGCGGCGTGGCGCTGAGCGTGGTGGAGATGGGCGACCGCATGGTGCCGCGCATGATGGGTCCCACCGCGGGCGGCATGATCAAGCGCTGGTGCGAAGCCCAGGGCGTGAAGGTCTACACCGGCACGCGCGTGGAAGCCATCGAGCCCCAGGCCGGTGGCGCTCTGCGCGTGAAGCTCTCGGGCGGCGACACGGTGGAGGCCGATCTCGTGATCAGCGCCACCGGCGTGCGCCCGGCCATCGGCTTCCTGAAAGACTCGGGCATCACCTGCCTGCAGGGCGTGCTCACCGACGAGCACCTGCAGACCAACGTGCCCGGCATCTACGCCGCGGGCGACTGCGCGGAGGCCTACGACAAGGTCAGCGGCAAAACCATCGTGAGCGCGATCCAGCCCAACGCCGCCGAGCAGGCGCGCGTGGCCGCGCTCAACATGGTGGGGCAGGTGGCCGAGCTCAAGGGCGTCACGCAGATCAACGTGCTCGACACCCTGGGCATGATCTCGGCCAGCTTCGGCAACTGGGAAGGCGTGCCCGGCGGCGAACACGTGGAGCTCACCGACCTGAACGCCGGCCGCCACCTGAGCCTGCAGTTCAAGGGCGATCAGCTCGTGGGCTGCAACTCGGTGGGCTGGACCGAACACGTGGGCGTGATGCGCGGCCTGGTCGAAGGCCAGGTGAAGCTGGGCGAGTGGAAGGACAAGCTCAAGGCCGACCCGACGCGCCTGATGGACGCCTACCTGGCGTCCGCGCAGGCGCAAGGCCACTGGGCCGGTGCCGGCGACACGCGCCGACGCTGA
- the thiS gene encoding sulfur carrier protein ThiS → MKITFKLFATLTDYLPHEARRANQVDLDVAPGTTVQQVIDPYGMPPKLVHLVLVNGRFVPPEQRAGTALADGDVLAVWPPIAGG, encoded by the coding sequence ATGAAGATCACCTTCAAGCTCTTCGCCACCCTCACCGACTACCTGCCGCACGAGGCGCGCCGCGCCAACCAGGTCGATCTCGACGTGGCGCCCGGCACCACCGTGCAGCAGGTGATCGACCCCTACGGCATGCCGCCCAAGCTCGTCCACCTGGTGCTGGTGAACGGGCGCTTCGTGCCGCCCGAGCAGCGCGCGGGCACGGCGCTCGCCGACGGCGACGTGCTCGCCGTGTGGCCGCCCATCGCGGGCGGCTGA
- a CDS encoding SDR family NAD(P)-dependent oxidoreductase, whose protein sequence is MSESLQALQATPERVAIVTGAARGIGLASARWFLARGWRVAVVDKDAPALTTAHAALEAESPGRALAVHADVSDPAQVAAMVAQVDAALGRIDALVNNAGVAVFKPLVQTSFEEWRYVMATNLDGVFLLSQACVPVMRRNGGGAIVNIASISGLRASTLRVAYGTSKAALIHLTKQQAVELAGLGIRCNAIAPGPVETAMAKQVHTPAIRADYHDTVPLARYGTEEEIANGIGFLCSPEASYVTGQVLAVDGGFDAAGVGLPTLRRDFGHV, encoded by the coding sequence ATGTCCGAATCCCTGCAAGCCCTGCAGGCCACGCCCGAGCGCGTGGCGATCGTCACCGGCGCCGCGCGCGGCATCGGCCTGGCCAGCGCGCGCTGGTTCCTCGCACGCGGCTGGCGCGTGGCCGTGGTCGACAAGGACGCGCCCGCCCTCACCACGGCCCACGCCGCGCTGGAGGCCGAAAGCCCGGGACGCGCGCTGGCCGTGCACGCCGACGTGTCCGACCCCGCGCAGGTGGCGGCAATGGTGGCGCAGGTGGACGCCGCGCTGGGCCGCATCGACGCGCTCGTGAACAACGCGGGCGTGGCCGTGTTCAAGCCGCTGGTGCAGACCAGCTTCGAAGAGTGGCGCTACGTGATGGCGACCAACCTCGACGGCGTGTTCCTGCTGAGCCAGGCCTGCGTGCCGGTGATGCGGCGCAACGGCGGCGGTGCGATCGTGAACATCGCGTCCATCTCGGGCCTGCGCGCGAGCACCTTGCGCGTGGCGTACGGCACGAGCAAGGCCGCGCTGATCCACCTCACCAAGCAGCAGGCGGTGGAACTCGCGGGCCTGGGCATCCGCTGCAACGCGATCGCGCCCGGCCCGGTGGAAACCGCCATGGCCAAGCAGGTGCACACCCCGGCCATCCGCGCCGACTACCACGACACCGTGCCGCTCGCGCGCTACGGCACCGAAGAAGAGATCGCCAACGGCATCGGCTTTCTGTGCTCGCCCGAGGCGAGCTACGTGACCGGTCAGGTGCTCGCGGTCGACGGCGGCTTCGACGCCGCGGGCGTGGGCCTGCCCACGCTGCGGCGGGATTTCGGGCACGTGTGA
- the ilvC gene encoding ketol-acid reductoisomerase: MKVFYDKDCDLSLIKGKTVAIIGYGSQGHAHAQNLNDSGVKVVVGLRKGGASWDKVGKAGLTVMEVNDAVKAADVVMILLPDEQIAEVYKNNVEPNIKQGASLAFAHGFNVHYNQVVPRADLDVWMVAPKAPGHTVRSTYTQGGGVPHLVAVHQDKTGKARDLALSYAMANGGGKAGIIETNFKEETETDLFGEQAVLCGGAVELIKMGYETLVEAGYAPEMAYFECLHELKLIVDLIYEGGIANMNYSISNNAEFGEYVTGPEVINEQSRAAMRNALKRIQNGDYAKMFILEGRTGYPSMTARRRNTAAHSIEVVGAQLRAMMPWIAKNKLVDQTRN, from the coding sequence ATGAAAGTTTTCTACGACAAGGACTGCGACCTGTCCCTCATCAAGGGCAAGACGGTGGCGATCATCGGCTACGGCAGCCAGGGCCACGCGCACGCGCAGAACCTCAACGACAGCGGCGTGAAGGTGGTGGTGGGCCTGCGCAAGGGCGGGGCCTCGTGGGACAAGGTGGGCAAGGCCGGCCTGACGGTGATGGAAGTCAACGACGCGGTGAAAGCCGCCGACGTGGTGATGATCCTGCTGCCCGACGAGCAGATCGCCGAGGTCTACAAGAACAACGTCGAGCCCAACATCAAGCAGGGCGCCTCGCTGGCCTTCGCGCACGGCTTCAACGTGCACTACAACCAGGTGGTGCCGCGCGCCGACCTGGACGTGTGGATGGTCGCGCCCAAGGCCCCGGGCCACACCGTGCGCAGCACCTACACCCAGGGCGGCGGCGTGCCGCACCTGGTGGCGGTGCACCAGGACAAGACGGGCAAGGCGCGCGACCTGGCGCTGAGCTACGCCATGGCCAACGGCGGCGGCAAGGCCGGCATCATCGAGACCAACTTCAAGGAAGAGACCGAGACCGACCTGTTCGGCGAGCAGGCCGTGCTGTGCGGCGGCGCGGTCGAGCTGATCAAGATGGGCTACGAGACGCTGGTGGAAGCCGGCTACGCGCCCGAGATGGCCTACTTTGAGTGCCTGCACGAGCTCAAGCTCATCGTGGACCTGATCTACGAAGGCGGCATTGCGAACATGAACTACTCGATCTCCAACAACGCGGAGTTCGGCGAGTACGTGACCGGCCCCGAGGTGATCAACGAGCAGTCGCGCGCGGCCATGCGCAACGCGCTCAAGCGCATCCAGAACGGCGACTACGCCAAGATGTTCATCCTCGAAGGCCGCACCGGCTACCCGAGCATGACCGCGCGCCGGCGCAACACGGCCGCGCACAGCATCGAGGTGGTGGGCGCCCAGCTGCGCGCCATGATGCCCTGGATCGCCAAGAACAAGCTCGTCGACCAGACGCGCAACTGA
- a CDS encoding alpha-ketoacid dehydrogenase subunit beta, which translates to MAVTRMTYAEAAVLAVANAMRDDPRVVVMGEDVGRGGIFQQYKGLQARFGAERVIDTPISEATIVGAGVGMALVGMRPVVEMRVVDFALCGMDEIVNQAAKNRYMFGGQGRVPLVMRMPIGLWANSAAQHSQSLEAWFAHLPGVVVMCPATPQDNYSMLTQALRGEDPVIYMENKELWGLQGEVDDTRVHEPGRAQVLRQGDDLSIVSWSAAVHTATQAAEALAAQGVNASVIDLGTLWPWDRDTVLRDAARTRRLLVVHDAVQPGGFGAEVAATAVQATGCRIARLGAPRIPVGYASRLEAVARISPAAVIEAALSLMADAPAAAAV; encoded by the coding sequence ATGGCTGTGACCCGCATGACCTATGCCGAAGCGGCCGTGCTCGCCGTGGCCAACGCGATGCGCGACGACCCGCGCGTGGTGGTGATGGGCGAAGACGTGGGCCGGGGCGGCATCTTCCAGCAGTACAAGGGCCTGCAGGCCCGCTTCGGCGCCGAGCGCGTGATCGACACGCCGATTTCCGAGGCCACCATCGTGGGCGCTGGCGTGGGCATGGCCCTGGTCGGCATGCGCCCCGTGGTCGAGATGCGCGTGGTCGACTTCGCGCTCTGCGGCATGGACGAGATCGTCAACCAGGCCGCGAAGAACCGCTACATGTTCGGCGGCCAGGGCCGCGTGCCGCTGGTCATGCGCATGCCCATCGGCCTGTGGGCCAACTCGGCCGCGCAGCACTCGCAAAGCCTCGAGGCCTGGTTCGCCCACCTGCCCGGCGTGGTGGTGATGTGCCCGGCCACGCCGCAGGACAACTACAGCATGCTGACCCAGGCCCTGCGCGGCGAGGACCCGGTGATCTACATGGAGAACAAGGAGCTCTGGGGCCTGCAGGGCGAGGTCGACGACACGCGGGTGCACGAACCCGGCCGCGCCCAGGTGCTGCGCCAGGGCGACGACCTCAGCATCGTGAGCTGGTCGGCCGCGGTGCACACCGCCACGCAGGCCGCCGAGGCGCTCGCCGCACAAGGCGTGAACGCCAGCGTGATCGACCTCGGCACCCTCTGGCCCTGGGACCGCGACACCGTGCTGCGCGACGCCGCCCGCACGCGCCGCCTGCTGGTGGTGCACGACGCCGTGCAGCCCGGCGGCTTCGGCGCCGAGGTGGCCGCCACCGCGGTGCAGGCCACGGGCTGCCGCATCGCGCGCCTGGGCGCGCCCCGCATCCCCGTGGGTTACGCCTCGCGCCTCGAGGCCGTGGCCCGCATCTCGCCCGCCGCCGTGATCGAGGCGGCGCTATCGCTCATGGCCGACGCCCCCGCGGCGGCGGCCGTGTGA